A genomic region of Papaver somniferum cultivar HN1 chromosome 7, ASM357369v1, whole genome shotgun sequence contains the following coding sequences:
- the LOC113292706 gene encoding LOW QUALITY PROTEIN: cytoplasmic tRNA 2-thiolation protein 2-like (The sequence of the model RefSeq protein was modified relative to this genomic sequence to represent the inferred CDS: deleted 1 base in 1 codon; substituted 1 base at 1 genomic stop codon), with product MACASGGCGGAGGGCYKDEEEKQVLVSEHQNQHHYICLKCKVEEFISSSSGDFISDLCFVCFRSNLFGKFKQSLXTKTYKAKITTNDLISPTDKVLVAFSGGHSSRIALQFVHELQEKAQKNSEASRDKAYPVFGVGVAFIDETNINSLELDKAIQDLRLIVSSLSLPEKELHIMPIGNICSSDPVEGRNKMSELLCNVTDATGKEDLLRYLRMLCLQKIAYDNRYNKVVLGSCTSSIACHIISATVKGQGYSLPADMQYIDARWEIPVVLPLQDCVAQELKMLCCLDSLKTLEVLDGPRAGINGLVSSFIQVLLEENPGRERTIVRTAEKLSPFHFNRLPEESKDSNNSHLPSRWRRRKKQNLKSHDESMPSEFLCPVCFSPLTKSEFESLTMKLGSSDTCSESEIFGSSCCPSCQFQILPKEHSSMEQFYTLLPQPMIARAPRESMNGDQTWLREQIKDCLLSDGEDGT from the exons ATGGCGTGTGCTTCAGGAGGATGTGGCGGCGCTGGTGGTGGTTGCTACAAGGACGAAGAGGAGAAGCAAGTGTTAGTTTCAGAACATCAAAATCAGCATCATTATATCTGTTTAAAGTGTAAAGTAGAAGaattcatctcttcttcttctgggGATTTTATTAGTGATCTTTGCTTTGTATGTTTTCGTTCTAATCTCTTTGGTAAATTCAAGCAATCG TTGTGAACGAAAACATACAAAGCAAAGATCACTACCAACGACTTGATTTCCCCTACTGATAAAGTTCTCGTTGCCTTCTCTGGTGGTCACTCCTCCAG GATAGCTCTACAATTTGTGCATGAGTTGCAAGAAAAGGCACAGAAAAATTCAGAAGCTAGTAGAGATAAAGCGTATCCTGTATTTGGTGTGGGAGTTGCATTTATCGATGAAACCAACATTAATTCTCTTGAATTGGATAAAGCAATTCAGGACTTAAGATTGATTGTTTCGAGTTTGTCGCTACCTGAAAAGGAATTGCACATTATGCCCATTGGAAATATTTGTTCCTCGGACCCTGTGGAAGGAAGGAACAAGATGAGTGAATTGTTGTGTAATGTTACTGATGCCACCGGCAAAGAAGATCTCTTGCGATATCTTCGTATGCTATGCTTGCAGAA GATTGCTTATGATAATCGGTATAATAAAGTGGTGCTAGGATCATGCACATCATCTATAGCTTGCCATATTATTTCAGCGACTGTGAAG GGACAAGGTTATTCTTTACCGGCAGATATGCAGTACATTGATGCGAGATGGGAGATCCCAGTGGTGCTTCCTCTGCAAGACTGTGTTGCACAAGAGCTCAAAATGCTCTGCTGCCTAGACAG TTTAAAGACCTTGGAGGTGCTTGATGGTCCTCGTGCTGGTATCAATGGCTTGGTGTCATCATTCATTCAAGTTCTTCTG GAAGAAAACCCTGGACGTGAACGCACCATTGTTAGAACAGCAGAAAAGCTCAGTCCATTCCATTTCAATAGGCTCCCAGAAGAAAGCAAAGACTCCAATAACAGTCATTTGCCATCACGATGGCGTCGCAGGAAGAAGCAAAATCTAAAATCTCATGATGAGTCCATGCCGTCAGAGTTTCTCTGCCCAGTCTGCTTCAGTCCACTGACTAAATCAGAGTTTGAAAGTTTAACAATGAAGCTTGGGAGTTCTGACACATGTAGTGAAAGTGAAATTTTTGGATCAAGCTGCTGCCCCAGTTGCCAGTTTCAGATACTTCCAAAAGAGCATTCATCTATGGAGCAGTTCTATACACTTCTGCCCCAGCCAATGATAGCACGAGCACCAAGGGAGAGCATGAATGGTGACCAGACTTGGCTAAG GGAGCAAATCAAAGATTGCTTGCTCTCTGACGGTGAGGATGGAACATGA
- the LOC113297463 gene encoding shaggy-related protein kinase gamma isoform X2, with the protein MAERVVGHGSFGIVFQAKCLETGETVAIKKVLQDKRYKNRELQTMRLLDHPNVVSLKHCFFSTTEKDELYLNLVLEYVPETVHRVIKHYNKMNQRMPVIYVKLYTYQICRALAYIHGGIGVCHRDIKPQNLLVNPHTHQLKICDFGSAKVLVKGEPNISYICSRYYRAPELIFGATEYTTAIDIWSAGCVLAELLLGQPLFPGESGVDQLVEIIKVLGTPTREEIKCMNPNYTEFKFPQIKAHPWHKILHKRTPPEAVDLVSRLLQYSPNLRCTALEALIHPFFDELRDPNTRLPNGRLLPPLFNFKPHELKGVPAEIVGKLIPEHSRKQFAAFLASHS; encoded by the exons ATGGCAGAGCGGGTTGTTGGGCATGGATCATTTGGAATTGTTTTTCAG GCCAAATGCTTAGAAACAGGTGAAACTGTAGCTATTAAGAAGGTCCTTCAAGATAAGAGGTACAAAAACCGTGAACTGCAAACCATGCGTCTTCTAGATCACCCAAATGTTGTTTCTTTGAAACACTGTTTCTTTTCAACGACCGAGAAGGATGAGCTTTATCTGAACTTGGTACTTGAGTATGTCCCTGAGACTGTTCACCGCGTCATCAAACACTATAACAAGATGAACCAACGAATGCCGGTGATATATGTGAAACTTTATACTTACCAG ATTTGTAGGGCATTGGCTTATATTCATGGTGGTATTGGGGTCTGCCACAGAGATATTAAACCTCAGAATCTTTTG GTCAATCCACATACTCATCAGTTAAAAATATGTGATTTTGGAAGTGCTAAAGTCTTG GTTAAAGGAGAGCCAAACATATCATACATCTGTTCAAGGTATTACAGGGCTCCTGAGCTTATATTTGGAGCCACCGAGTATACTACAGCTATTGACATTTGGTCCGCTGGTTGTGTTCTTGCTGAGCTACTGCTTGGACAG CCCCTGTTTCCTGGTGAAAGTGGAGTGGACCAGCTTGTTGAAATAATCAAG GTTTTGGGTACCCCAACTAGGGAGGAAATTAAGTGCATGAATCCCAACTACACGGAGTTTAAATTTCCACAGATTAAGGCTCACCCTTGGCATAAG ATACTCCACAAGCGCACACCACCAGAAGCTGTGGATCTGGTGTCAAGACTTCTGCAGTACTCCCCAAACCTACGATGCACAGCT TTGGAAGCTTTGATCCATCCATTTTTTGACGAGCTAAGAGACCCAAACACTCGCCTGCCAAATGGACGTTTATTACCCCCACTCTTCAATTTCAAACCCCATG AACTGAAAGGAGTGCCAGCTGAGATTGTAGGGAAGTTGATCCCGGAGCACTCAAGAAAGCAGTTTGCTGCTTTCTTGGCCAGTCATTCTTAA
- the LOC113297463 gene encoding shaggy-related protein kinase alpha isoform X1: MASVSVPPTAGFKEPSSNTAGIDRLPEEMNEMKIKDDNEIDATVVDGTGTETGHIIVTTIGGRNGQPKQTISYMAERVVGHGSFGIVFQAKCLETGETVAIKKVLQDKRYKNRELQTMRLLDHPNVVSLKHCFFSTTEKDELYLNLVLEYVPETVHRVIKHYNKMNQRMPVIYVKLYTYQICRALAYIHGGIGVCHRDIKPQNLLVNPHTHQLKICDFGSAKVLVKGEPNISYICSRYYRAPELIFGATEYTTAIDIWSAGCVLAELLLGQPLFPGESGVDQLVEIIKVLGTPTREEIKCMNPNYTEFKFPQIKAHPWHKILHKRTPPEAVDLVSRLLQYSPNLRCTALEALIHPFFDELRDPNTRLPNGRLLPPLFNFKPHELKGVPAEIVGKLIPEHSRKQFAAFLASHS, translated from the exons ATGGCTTCAGTTAGCGTGCCACCTACAGCTGGGTTCAAAGAACCTAGCAGTAATACTGCAGGTATTGATAGGCTGCCTGAGGAAATGAACGAAATGAAAATTAAGGATGATAAT GAAATTGACGCAACTGTGGTTGATGGAACTGGCACGGAAACAGGTCATATAATTGTGACAACCATTGGTGGAAGAAATGGTCAACCAAAGCAG ACCATAAGCTATATGGCAGAGCGGGTTGTTGGGCATGGATCATTTGGAATTGTTTTTCAG GCCAAATGCTTAGAAACAGGTGAAACTGTAGCTATTAAGAAGGTCCTTCAAGATAAGAGGTACAAAAACCGTGAACTGCAAACCATGCGTCTTCTAGATCACCCAAATGTTGTTTCTTTGAAACACTGTTTCTTTTCAACGACCGAGAAGGATGAGCTTTATCTGAACTTGGTACTTGAGTATGTCCCTGAGACTGTTCACCGCGTCATCAAACACTATAACAAGATGAACCAACGAATGCCGGTGATATATGTGAAACTTTATACTTACCAG ATTTGTAGGGCATTGGCTTATATTCATGGTGGTATTGGGGTCTGCCACAGAGATATTAAACCTCAGAATCTTTTG GTCAATCCACATACTCATCAGTTAAAAATATGTGATTTTGGAAGTGCTAAAGTCTTG GTTAAAGGAGAGCCAAACATATCATACATCTGTTCAAGGTATTACAGGGCTCCTGAGCTTATATTTGGAGCCACCGAGTATACTACAGCTATTGACATTTGGTCCGCTGGTTGTGTTCTTGCTGAGCTACTGCTTGGACAG CCCCTGTTTCCTGGTGAAAGTGGAGTGGACCAGCTTGTTGAAATAATCAAG GTTTTGGGTACCCCAACTAGGGAGGAAATTAAGTGCATGAATCCCAACTACACGGAGTTTAAATTTCCACAGATTAAGGCTCACCCTTGGCATAAG ATACTCCACAAGCGCACACCACCAGAAGCTGTGGATCTGGTGTCAAGACTTCTGCAGTACTCCCCAAACCTACGATGCACAGCT TTGGAAGCTTTGATCCATCCATTTTTTGACGAGCTAAGAGACCCAAACACTCGCCTGCCAAATGGACGTTTATTACCCCCACTCTTCAATTTCAAACCCCATG AACTGAAAGGAGTGCCAGCTGAGATTGTAGGGAAGTTGATCCCGGAGCACTCAAGAAAGCAGTTTGCTGCTTTCTTGGCCAGTCATTCTTAA